AGCGGTGACCATCGCGGACGAGACCCGCATCGTCATGGAGTCCATCGGCTCGGTCCTCGCCGACGCGGGCGCCACGATCAACGACATCGTCAAGACCACCGTCTACCTCTCGGAACGGTCGTACTACGACGAGATGAACTCGGTCTACAAGACCTACTGGCAGCCGGGGCAGTACCCCACCCGGGCCACCGTCTACGTCGGCA
This window of the Georgenia yuyongxinii genome carries:
- a CDS encoding RidA family protein: MRRIIQVANGPQYDETYPLSQGVETETFVFANGMAFDNDTRTRMAEAVTIADETRIVMESIGSVLADAGATINDIVKTTVYLSERSYYDEMNSVYKTYWQPGQYPTRATVYVGIGSECRVEIDVVAVKGASR